A genome region from Brooklawnia propionicigenes includes the following:
- a CDS encoding FAD-dependent oxidoreductase — translation MTEVLIVGAGPVGLLLGSELARHGVTATLVERRAQLSTGTRAIGVHPPVLAALEPSGITERLLATALPVSRGEARSRGRTLGSLSFDCLSTRFRFIATLPQSDTEAALAAGAPAPRRGVRVTRVSPERRAVRVAFDDGAELTAPIVVIAGGWSSRGLAYQTTAAHAYRDRYVMADISLPPRDDADRAVIHLDAQGVLESLPLPGGRRRFVAWDSPGGRGGAAAVDRLRAALVARGEDDAASAVPEATEFGVRRFTARGMRNGGLLVVGDAAHEVSPIGGQGMNLGLLDAAGLAPLLVRWVRTGEAPDAELARWERMRITSARRAARLAAVNTALGRPAGTLTDAGRRAAIGAALATPSARALAWLYTMGLDRAA, via the coding sequence GTGACTGAGGTCTTGATCGTCGGCGCGGGACCGGTCGGGCTGCTGCTCGGCTCGGAGCTTGCCCGCCACGGCGTCACCGCCACGCTGGTTGAGCGGCGCGCGCAGCTATCGACCGGCACCCGCGCGATCGGGGTGCACCCGCCCGTGCTCGCGGCCCTCGAACCCTCCGGCATCACCGAGCGCCTGCTGGCCACCGCACTGCCGGTCTCGCGGGGGGAGGCGCGTTCGCGCGGCCGTACCCTGGGCAGTTTGTCATTCGACTGCCTTTCGACCCGCTTCCGGTTCATCGCGACCCTCCCGCAAAGCGACACCGAGGCGGCATTGGCCGCCGGTGCGCCGGCGCCTCGTCGCGGTGTCCGGGTGACTCGGGTGTCACCCGAGCGGCGCGCTGTTCGCGTCGCGTTCGACGACGGCGCGGAGCTGACCGCGCCGATCGTCGTGATCGCCGGAGGCTGGTCGTCGCGCGGTCTTGCCTATCAGACGACGGCCGCTCACGCCTACCGCGACCGCTACGTCATGGCGGACATCTCCCTGCCGCCGCGCGACGATGCCGACCGTGCGGTCATTCACCTCGACGCGCAGGGGGTGCTCGAGTCGTTGCCGCTGCCCGGTGGCCGGCGGCGATTCGTCGCATGGGATTCCCCCGGTGGGCGCGGCGGAGCTGCTGCTGTCGACAGGCTGCGCGCAGCACTTGTCGCCCGGGGTGAGGACGACGCCGCGAGCGCGGTGCCCGAGGCGACCGAGTTCGGCGTGCGGCGCTTCACGGCTCGCGGGATGCGCAACGGCGGTCTGCTGGTCGTCGGCGACGCGGCGCACGAGGTCAGCCCCATCGGCGGGCAGGGCATGAATCTCGGGCTGCTGGATGCCGCGGGTCTGGCGCCGTTGCTCGTGCGCTGGGTGCGCACCGGTGAGGCACCCGATGCCGAACTCGCGCGTTGGGAGCGAATGCGAATCACCTCGGCTCGGCGGGCCGCGCGGCTGGCAGCCGTCAACACCGCCCTTGGGCGTCCGGCGGGGACGCTCACCGACGCCGGCCGCCGCGCCGCGATCGGTGCAGCGTTGGCAACCCCGTCGGCCCGGGCACTGGCTTGGCTGTACACGATGGGTCTCGACCGCGCGGCGTGA
- a CDS encoding class I SAM-dependent DNA methyltransferase — MPGPQENVWLATLRANPDHARNYARRWSNLVAEGRDIYGEARLIDAMAERGSNILDAGCGTGRIGGWLAERGHRVVGVDLDETLIEVARRDWPQADWQVQNLAELSLLDESGNPAEFDLVVSAGNVLTFLSVDERLPTLARLREHLATDGRIVVGFGAGRGYDFDEFEADADRAGLVLEQRYSTWTLRPPAADFLVAVLAARPH; from the coding sequence ATGCCTGGACCACAAGAGAACGTCTGGCTTGCGACGCTGCGTGCCAATCCCGATCATGCCCGCAACTACGCCCGGCGCTGGAGCAACCTGGTGGCCGAGGGACGCGACATCTACGGTGAGGCGCGGCTGATCGACGCCATGGCCGAGCGCGGCAGCAACATCCTGGACGCCGGCTGCGGCACCGGCCGCATCGGCGGCTGGCTCGCCGAACGCGGCCATCGGGTGGTCGGCGTCGATCTCGACGAGACTCTGATCGAGGTCGCACGGCGGGACTGGCCGCAGGCCGACTGGCAGGTGCAGAACCTCGCAGAGCTCAGCCTGCTGGACGAATCGGGCAATCCGGCCGAGTTCGATCTGGTGGTGTCGGCGGGTAACGTGCTGACCTTCTTGTCCGTGGACGAGCGGCTGCCGACCCTTGCTCGGCTGCGGGAGCACCTGGCCACGGACGGCCGAATCGTCGTTGGTTTCGGCGCTGGGCGCGGCTACGACTTCGACGAGTTCGAGGCGGATGCCGATCGGGCCGGGCTGGTGCTCGAGCAGCGCTATTCGACCTGGACCCTGCGCCCGCCCGCCGCCGATTTCCTGGTTGCGGTTCTCGCTGCTCGTCCCCACTAG
- a CDS encoding UbiA family prenyltransferase has translation MLAGLARTAHLGPCLAITVLTVLVGVASGVDAWTLLGVGIVVLLGQLSIGWSNDVIDADRDRAAQRTDKPIAAGEVAPRLVWTAALVSLTVALVSSLLLGIWFAVAHAVTVAAGWAYNLWLKRSWASGIAFVVSFGLLPSLARLAGDTPRLATVGETLAAATIGFSVHLANTLPDLDDDVRAGVRGLPHLLGRRGTAAIGFITLIAGAVVLTVEIGHPVALVGLALVIVIGVWGLVASLHRATRLVFRLVVAAALLLAVELVVVSALR, from the coding sequence ATGCTGGCCGGCTTGGCTCGCACGGCTCATCTGGGACCGTGTCTCGCCATCACTGTTCTTACCGTGCTGGTGGGCGTCGCCTCCGGGGTGGATGCCTGGACCCTGCTCGGAGTCGGGATCGTCGTTCTGCTCGGGCAATTGTCGATCGGATGGTCGAACGACGTCATCGACGCCGATCGCGACCGCGCCGCACAGCGCACGGACAAGCCGATCGCCGCGGGCGAGGTGGCTCCGCGGTTGGTGTGGACGGCGGCCCTGGTGTCGTTGACCGTGGCGCTGGTCTCGTCCCTCCTGCTCGGAATCTGGTTCGCGGTCGCTCATGCGGTCACGGTCGCGGCTGGGTGGGCATACAACCTCTGGCTCAAACGGTCGTGGGCCTCGGGCATCGCGTTCGTGGTGAGTTTCGGGTTGCTGCCGTCCCTGGCGAGGCTGGCCGGTGACACACCGCGGCTGGCCACGGTCGGCGAAACGCTGGCGGCGGCCACGATCGGCTTCTCGGTGCACCTGGCGAACACCCTGCCTGACCTCGATGACGACGTGCGGGCGGGAGTGCGCGGGTTGCCGCACCTGCTGGGCCGACGGGGCACCGCGGCGATCGGTTTCATCACACTTATCGCCGGCGCGGTCGTGCTCACCGTCGAGATCGGGCATCCGGTGGCACTCGTCGGACTCGCACTGGTCATCGTGATCGGCGTGTGGGGCCTGGTGGCTTCCCTCCACAGGGCCACCCGGCTGGTCTTCCGGCTGGTCGTCGCGGCGGCGCTGCTGCTCGCCGTCGAACTGGTCGTGGTCTCCGCGCTGCGCTAG